A stretch of Methanosphaerula palustris E1-9c DNA encodes these proteins:
- a CDS encoding YkgJ family cysteine cluster protein, translated as MAVFVCTRCGNCCRAIGPQIEIERRLGAKDCYCRFRLTGERSLVHLDPGFSLPDEDEPIESGICPFLADGEGGALCTVYTTRPRWCREYQCIAMQIANQQGERIGKVSGRRSLSTINPELLACWEQQIRPLTSQDDGTWRQQAGTILRRAGYQVKIYDGTDDA; from the coding sequence ATGGCAGTCTTCGTCTGCACGAGGTGTGGCAACTGTTGCAGGGCGATCGGTCCGCAGATCGAGATCGAGCGGCGACTGGGAGCAAAGGACTGCTACTGCAGGTTTCGGTTGACCGGCGAGCGATCGCTGGTCCATCTCGACCCTGGCTTCTCCCTGCCAGATGAGGACGAACCGATAGAGTCCGGGATCTGTCCGTTCCTTGCGGATGGAGAGGGCGGTGCACTCTGTACCGTGTACACGACCCGTCCACGGTGGTGCAGGGAGTACCAGTGCATCGCGATGCAGATCGCCAACCAGCAGGGAGAACGGATCGGAAAGGTCAGTGGCAGACGTTCACTGTCGACAATCAACCCGGAGCTTCTGGCCTGCTGGGAGCAGCAGATCAGACCCCTCACATCACAGGACGACGGGACATGGCGGCAGCAGGCCGGAACGATACTCAGAAGAGCAGGATACCAGGTGAAGATCTATGACGGAACAGACGATGCGTGA
- a CDS encoding ABC transporter ATP-binding protein — protein sequence MKIIGAVIVAEDLLKKFGEAVAVDRISFTVQEGEVFGVLGPNGAGKTTTMRMVECISPRSGGNLSIFGMDPVKDQRQIRAMLGVVPQENNLDGELSVYDNLLMYSRFFDIPKRKAAERVEELLDFMQLKEKRDMVIETLSGGMKRRLILARALVNEPKLIVLDEPTTGLDPQARNLIWEKLHTLQREGVTILLSTHYLDEAARFCDRLIIMHHGGILVEGPPASIVSASMGSHLVETRALPVVLACLDQQDLVYDQVGEAVFISTEKPDEVTGLLLATCGPLEIAVRRPTLEDVFLKLTGRGLVD from the coding sequence GTGAAGATCATCGGCGCTGTTATTGTTGCAGAGGATCTGCTCAAAAAGTTTGGAGAGGCCGTGGCTGTAGACAGGATCTCGTTCACCGTGCAGGAGGGGGAGGTCTTTGGGGTGCTCGGACCCAACGGGGCCGGCAAGACGACGACGATGCGGATGGTCGAATGCATCTCCCCACGGTCAGGCGGGAACCTCTCGATCTTTGGGATGGATCCGGTGAAGGATCAGCGGCAGATCCGGGCAATGCTCGGAGTTGTCCCGCAGGAGAACAACCTGGACGGCGAACTATCGGTCTATGACAACCTGCTGATGTACTCCCGGTTCTTCGATATCCCGAAGAGAAAGGCTGCAGAACGGGTCGAGGAACTGCTCGATTTCATGCAACTGAAGGAGAAACGGGACATGGTGATCGAGACTCTCTCGGGGGGGATGAAACGGCGGCTGATCCTTGCCCGGGCGCTGGTCAACGAACCGAAACTGATCGTCCTGGACGAACCGACCACCGGTCTCGACCCCCAGGCCCGGAACCTGATCTGGGAGAAACTCCATACCCTGCAGAGAGAAGGGGTGACGATCCTTCTCTCGACCCATTACCTTGACGAGGCCGCCCGATTCTGTGATCGGCTGATCATCATGCACCATGGCGGAATCCTGGTCGAAGGACCGCCTGCCTCGATCGTCAGCGCCTCCATGGGCAGTCATCTGGTCGAGACCAGGGCCCTGCCGGTTGTGCTCGCCTGTCTCGATCAGCAGGACCTGGTATACGACCAGGTCGGCGAGGCTGTCTTCATCTCCACTGAGAAGCCCGACGAGGTAACCGGCCTGCTACTGGCTACCTGCGGTCCGCTGGAGATTGCCGTCCGGCGACCGACCCTTGAGGACGTCTTTCTGAAACTGACCGGTAGGGGGCTGGTGGATTGA
- a CDS encoding ABC transporter permease, translating into MELLSLPSVSHRVWTVLYRNVLVFMKTWKVNVFPPLIEPLVFMAALGFGVGSYIGGIEGVSYARFVAPAILAIAMMNYSFFECTYGSFVRMYYEKTFDAITATPVTLEEVIVGEILWGATRSMIYVAAMLFVLAILGVLALPISLVLIPFAFLAGLLFGSLGMCCTALSPSIDTLNYPSFLFITPMLLLGGTFFELSLLPLPLQYLAYALLPLTHVVLISRGIALNTAGPELLLSLAWILVVTALLLVVAVNLMKRRLIV; encoded by the coding sequence ATGGAACTCCTTTCGCTCCCTTCGGTCTCGCACCGGGTCTGGACGGTTCTGTATAGAAACGTCCTGGTCTTCATGAAGACCTGGAAGGTGAACGTCTTTCCGCCGCTGATCGAGCCGCTGGTCTTCATGGCCGCCCTCGGTTTCGGGGTCGGCAGTTATATCGGCGGGATCGAAGGAGTTTCATACGCCCGGTTCGTCGCCCCCGCGATCCTTGCGATCGCGATGATGAACTACTCGTTCTTTGAGTGCACCTACGGCTCGTTTGTCAGGATGTACTATGAGAAGACCTTCGACGCGATCACCGCGACCCCAGTCACCCTTGAGGAGGTGATCGTCGGGGAGATCCTCTGGGGGGCGACCAGGTCTATGATCTATGTCGCAGCGATGCTGTTCGTCCTCGCCATCCTCGGTGTGCTGGCCCTCCCGATCTCCCTGGTGCTGATCCCGTTCGCATTTCTGGCAGGGCTGCTCTTCGGGTCGCTCGGGATGTGCTGCACCGCGCTCTCGCCGTCGATCGATACGCTGAACTATCCGTCGTTTCTCTTCATCACCCCGATGCTCCTTCTCGGTGGGACCTTCTTTGAGCTCTCGCTTCTCCCCCTCCCTCTGCAGTACCTGGCGTACGCGCTGCTGCCCCTGACTCACGTGGTGCTGATCAGCCGGGGTATTGCGCTCAACACGGCCGGTCCGGAGTTACTGCTCAGCCTCGCCTGGATCCTGGTGGTTACGGCCCTATTGCTCGTCGTCGCAGTGAACCTGATGAAGCGGCGGCTGATCGTCTGA
- a CDS encoding tetratricopeptide repeat protein, with protein MRQGIIGIVVLVGLLTCLVIQPVMAETTEDLFLKGQELADQGKYDQAIQAYDQALATDQKNDQIYYFKGNALLYQKKYQEAIDAYTTALSINPQNKAAQHNLDTAKTQMAQASAGIPTVTPTKKSPVSPLIVLGALGLFGIFRRKF; from the coding sequence ATGAGGCAAGGAATTATCGGCATAGTGGTGCTGGTTGGACTCCTGACCTGCTTGGTCATCCAGCCGGTGATGGCAGAGACGACAGAAGACCTGTTTTTAAAGGGACAGGAACTCGCAGACCAGGGGAAGTATGATCAGGCCATTCAGGCCTATGACCAGGCACTTGCCACGGACCAGAAGAACGATCAGATCTATTACTTCAAAGGAAACGCCCTCCTGTATCAGAAAAAATACCAAGAGGCGATCGATGCTTATACGACGGCACTTTCGATCAATCCACAGAACAAGGCGGCTCAGCACAACCTGGATACGGCCAAGACACAGATGGCACAGGCCTCGGCAGGAATACCAACCGTGACACCGACAAAGAAGTCACCGGTCTCGCCGCTGATCGTCCTGGGGGCACTCGGCCTCTTCGGCATCTTCAGACGGAAGTTCTAG
- a CDS encoding DUF3821 domain-containing protein: protein MKQKTLALLLMIALVFCLGLAFTPAVTATVKIMPLGDSLTKGLTDTTEAASHPTYRYWLWNELKSAGYDVDFVGSWTDPNFNLDFDQDNEGHGGYTTSGILDGVDGDTQGHLSDWLTHYTPDVALVMLGTNDVLNDVPTQHSIYSLGRIIDTIRQKNPNVRILLAQIPPTAVSRDNLLALNAAIPVLAAQKSTAQSPITVVDMYTGFDGIADTQSAGVHPDESGEKKIAAKWYAALTQVLSTPTPTPTPTPSPTPSPVTTQVQTQTTQYQSPTFVQGKQLTTNYQPGTASVSTPQVLPSSAPVATSPIKLNTGLVNAASVQTAATSGVTATGVNVIRSAGSTVYAGEIGLNIVSTGVQNGYTLGCFNTGVDPQTGAPAQMMIVNDVTDFAVHPSAYPGIWYNLNSTPKTPVFTVAVPSLALTVMDVTANRPVQGDTVLKGRHISFVLTSNLEGFLTRQTGAQVAIKIESPTGSIFTSVIDTKGVATQLDPLTITSNSFLVSGTDGTAWDTGNSLYEPGEYQIWAETELDYHHHAYWSPEGIDTIGKTITTPLKFTLTPLDGSTLVPATTVDANAAIQTSAPTAVATALLVTSLTKKSTVTTNATTVQPVQSQQPVDASAADADQKHPWTGYLIYPLLVVFLIAAAGIIYQTRGKTNSKGQPHRPQHGVAREVRPSGLVIGEGVSLSPRTLIALDKVAAFDPQTGNVDTLAALLHQVEQDEWMQSRNQDYRLTQILNLSSVPSLPVPDSIAHWAEEIGYRVIAIDRSGDVLFYTPFIQEESYLRVMTMNELVERLQTPPASTPEQGDGMREENVEEKNEDGSRKYKDWL from the coding sequence ATGAAACAGAAAACGCTCGCACTGCTTCTAATGATCGCACTGGTGTTCTGCCTGGGACTTGCATTCACGCCGGCAGTTACGGCCACGGTGAAGATCATGCCACTTGGGGACTCGCTGACCAAAGGATTGACCGATACCACTGAGGCTGCGAGCCATCCGACATATCGATACTGGCTCTGGAACGAACTGAAGTCAGCAGGGTATGACGTGGACTTCGTCGGGAGCTGGACCGACCCGAACTTTAACCTGGACTTCGACCAGGACAATGAAGGGCATGGCGGGTATACAACCTCAGGAATCCTGGATGGTGTTGATGGAGATACACAGGGACACCTGTCAGACTGGCTGACTCATTACACGCCAGACGTCGCATTGGTGATGCTCGGGACCAATGATGTCCTGAACGATGTCCCGACACAGCACAGCATCTACAGCCTTGGCCGGATCATCGATACGATTCGGCAGAAGAACCCGAACGTCCGGATCCTGCTGGCCCAGATACCACCAACAGCCGTCTCCCGGGACAACCTGCTCGCCCTGAATGCCGCGATACCCGTGCTTGCAGCCCAGAAAAGCACCGCTCAGTCGCCGATAACGGTCGTCGACATGTACACCGGGTTCGATGGAATCGCAGACACCCAGTCCGCAGGGGTTCACCCGGATGAGAGTGGGGAGAAGAAGATCGCGGCCAAGTGGTATGCAGCACTGACTCAGGTGTTATCGACGCCGACACCAACGCCAACGCCAACTCCTTCCCCGACACCTTCACCAGTAACTACCCAGGTCCAGACACAGACCACACAGTATCAATCTCCGACCTTCGTTCAGGGAAAACAGCTGACAACCAATTATCAGCCAGGCACCGCATCTGTTTCTACCCCCCAGGTATTGCCCAGCTCCGCTCCCGTGGCAACCTCCCCGATAAAACTCAATACAGGGCTGGTCAATGCAGCATCAGTCCAGACCGCTGCAACATCAGGGGTCACGGCAACAGGAGTGAATGTGATCCGATCCGCAGGGTCGACAGTGTATGCTGGGGAGATCGGACTGAACATCGTCAGCACAGGGGTCCAGAACGGCTACACGCTCGGCTGTTTCAATACTGGGGTCGACCCGCAGACCGGCGCACCGGCGCAGATGATGATCGTCAACGACGTCACTGACTTCGCAGTCCACCCATCGGCCTATCCCGGGATCTGGTACAACCTGAACTCTACCCCAAAGACCCCGGTCTTTACGGTTGCAGTCCCCTCCCTGGCGCTGACGGTCATGGATGTGACAGCCAATCGTCCGGTTCAGGGAGATACCGTGCTGAAAGGACGGCACATCTCCTTTGTCCTGACAAGCAACCTGGAAGGGTTCCTCACCCGTCAGACCGGGGCTCAGGTTGCGATCAAGATCGAGAGCCCGACAGGATCCATCTTCACCTCTGTGATCGATACAAAGGGGGTGGCCACCCAGCTGGACCCCCTGACCATCACCTCCAACTCCTTCCTGGTCTCCGGGACCGACGGGACGGCCTGGGATACCGGCAACTCCCTGTATGAACCCGGGGAATACCAGATCTGGGCAGAGACCGAGCTGGACTACCATCACCACGCCTACTGGAGTCCGGAGGGTATCGACACGATAGGAAAGACGATCACCACACCACTGAAGTTCACGTTGACACCACTCGACGGGTCAACGCTGGTCCCGGCTACCACTGTCGATGCAAATGCAGCGATCCAGACAAGCGCTCCAACCGCAGTCGCAACAGCCCTACTGGTCACGTCCCTGACAAAGAAGTCGACGGTCACCACCAACGCCACCACCGTCCAGCCGGTCCAGTCTCAACAGCCGGTCGATGCGAGTGCAGCAGATGCAGACCAGAAGCACCCATGGACCGGATACCTGATCTATCCCCTCCTTGTGGTTTTTCTGATCGCAGCGGCCGGGATCATCTACCAGACACGGGGGAAAACCAATTCTAAGGGGCAGCCCCACAGACCACAGCATGGCGTGGCCAGAGAGGTCAGGCCATCTGGGCTCGTGATCGGGGAAGGTGTCTCCCTCTCACCGCGGACCCTGATCGCCCTCGACAAGGTCGCAGCCTTTGATCCCCAGACCGGAAACGTCGACACCCTGGCCGCCCTGCTTCATCAGGTCGAGCAGGACGAGTGGATGCAGTCCAGAAACCAGGACTACCGGCTGACCCAGATCCTCAACCTCTCTTCAGTCCCAAGTCTGCCCGTGCCCGACTCGATCGCCCACTGGGCTGAAGAGATCGGATACCGGGTGATCGCCATCGACCGGAGCGGGGATGTGCTCTTCTACACCCCATTCATCCAGGAGGAGTCCTACCTCCGGGTGATGACGATGAACGAACTCGTCGAGCGGCTCCAGACCCCCCCCGCCTCAACACCAGAGCAGGGAGACGGGATGAGAGAAGAGAATGTTGAAGAGAAGAATGAAGATGGATCCCGGAAATATAAGGACTGGCTCTGA
- a CDS encoding HAD family hydrolase yields the protein MSSPVQQTTIRAAIFDMDNTLFDFMYAQRAGCSAVLSVLGHPTDPSVLFRYFLRPDHGFESTQNIRDYLVDLGHNDPNLFRICAAQYEARKLQAITPYDDALSTLEALRDLGIPLALVTDADTDHARGRLKQAGLERFFPVIVTPDQTGSRKPSHCQFLSALDQLRVTPAEALMVGDSLRRDIYPCTELGLITAYAAYGDQSPFPSPVCTPDLVLERLDQILDLFPAYSGAVRQA from the coding sequence ATGAGTTCACCAGTACAGCAGACCACTATTCGGGCTGCTATCTTCGATATGGACAACACGCTGTTCGATTTTATGTATGCCCAACGGGCGGGGTGCAGCGCGGTCCTTTCGGTGCTCGGTCATCCGACTGACCCGAGCGTGCTCTTCCGCTACTTTCTTCGCCCTGACCATGGGTTTGAAAGCACGCAGAATATCCGGGATTATCTTGTGGATCTCGGTCATAACGATCCGAATCTCTTCCGGATCTGTGCGGCCCAGTATGAAGCGCGTAAACTCCAGGCGATCACTCCGTATGATGATGCACTGTCGACCCTTGAAGCGCTCAGGGATCTTGGAATCCCTCTGGCGCTGGTGACCGACGCCGATACCGACCATGCCCGGGGTCGGCTCAAGCAGGCTGGTCTGGAGAGGTTCTTTCCGGTGATCGTCACCCCCGACCAGACCGGTTCGCGAAAGCCCTCCCACTGTCAGTTTCTGTCAGCACTCGATCAGCTCCGGGTAACCCCGGCCGAGGCACTGATGGTTGGGGACAGTCTGCGCCGGGATATCTACCCGTGCACCGAACTCGGGCTGATCACGGCGTACGCGGCCTATGGCGATCAGAGCCCGTTTCCTTCGCCGGTCTGTACCCCCGATCTGGTTCTCGAAAGACTGGACCAGATCCTCGACCTCTTCCCAGCATACTCCGGTGCTGTTCGTCAGGCATGA
- a CDS encoding ATP-binding protein: MAPGIEMYLLRLYVAGETQESARAIQNLVRICETYLVGRYDLEVIDISRHPSLSRDEQIVVTPTLIRKGPAPERRLIGDLSDTRVVLRGLGLPEGGLQNEPNDSGSSANPQVIKLCERLRETGVDRMDIWTGQVDGIVVPTSDEDRLFINPGGASPYWTFVETMNEGAVVIDRAGTILYCNRRFAAIIEARMEMISGSFFDSWVCSHDHLLFEALSVAGADRQSSGDLQMVNTRGRLVPVHLSLSPFTGGGVSEISIVVTDLTTRKHNCALLRSEHLAHSILEQAADPIVVINAEKVIIRANTAAVEMAGTNPLLAQFDSVFPLFQVIGDEEIPFSPSRISSAGKQLQGMEVLFRRTDRSLFSLLISAAPIIGEFGESPGCVAVMTDITAQKQVEGELRRTLDDLAHSNQDLQQFAYIASHDLQEPLRMVASYLQLLERKYRDRLDSDAQEFIGFAVEGANRMQQQINDLLAYSRVTSRGQPLKPVSAEEALASALSHLALKIEETGATVTHDPLPMVRADLPQLVQVFSNLLDNALTFLRPQVAPVIHLSVEDQAGWVVFSLHDNGIGIDPEFYQRIFQMFQRLHSRAEYPGTGIGLAICQRIIERHHGRIWVTSVPGSGSTFSFTIPGVNGHLHGPDR, encoded by the coding sequence ATGGCTCCTGGAATTGAGATGTACCTGCTCAGATTATATGTGGCTGGTGAGACTCAGGAATCTGCCCGGGCAATCCAGAACCTTGTGCGTATCTGTGAGACATACCTGGTGGGACGGTACGACCTGGAGGTGATCGATATCTCCCGGCATCCGAGTCTCTCACGGGATGAGCAGATCGTTGTGACCCCGACGCTGATCAGGAAGGGGCCGGCTCCTGAGCGGCGACTGATCGGCGACCTGTCAGACACCCGGGTGGTCCTTCGGGGTCTTGGTTTACCTGAGGGGGGGCTTCAAAACGAACCGAACGATTCAGGATCTTCTGCAAACCCGCAGGTCATAAAACTCTGTGAACGTTTGCGGGAGACTGGCGTCGATAGGATGGATATCTGGACCGGCCAGGTGGATGGAATCGTCGTCCCGACCTCTGATGAAGACAGGCTATTCATAAACCCCGGGGGGGCATCTCCGTACTGGACCTTTGTCGAGACGATGAATGAGGGGGCGGTGGTCATCGATCGGGCCGGAACGATTCTGTACTGCAACCGACGGTTTGCTGCGATCATCGAGGCGCGTATGGAGATGATCTCAGGTTCATTCTTCGATAGTTGGGTATGTTCTCATGATCACCTCCTCTTTGAAGCACTCTCTGTGGCCGGTGCAGATCGGCAATCTTCAGGGGATCTGCAGATGGTCAATACCCGGGGGCGCCTGGTCCCGGTTCATCTCTCGCTCAGCCCGTTTACGGGCGGAGGGGTCTCTGAAATTTCTATCGTGGTGACCGATCTGACCACGCGGAAACATAACTGTGCGTTGCTTCGATCCGAACATCTGGCCCATTCGATCCTCGAACAGGCCGCCGACCCGATCGTCGTGATCAACGCTGAAAAGGTGATCATCAGGGCCAATACCGCGGCAGTGGAGATGGCCGGGACCAACCCCCTTCTTGCACAGTTTGATTCGGTCTTTCCACTCTTCCAGGTGATTGGGGATGAAGAAATACCCTTCTCACCGTCCAGAATCTCCAGTGCCGGCAAGCAGTTACAGGGGATGGAGGTTCTCTTTCGAAGAACGGACAGGTCACTCTTTTCCTTGCTGATCAGCGCGGCACCGATAATCGGAGAATTCGGGGAATCGCCCGGATGCGTGGCTGTGATGACCGATATCACGGCCCAGAAACAGGTCGAAGGGGAACTTCGAAGGACACTCGACGACCTGGCCCACTCCAATCAGGACCTGCAGCAGTTTGCGTACATCGCCTCGCATGACCTGCAGGAACCACTCAGGATGGTGGCCAGTTACCTGCAGCTCCTCGAGCGAAAGTATCGGGACCGGCTCGATTCGGACGCCCAGGAGTTCATCGGGTTTGCGGTCGAGGGTGCGAACCGGATGCAGCAGCAGATCAACGACCTGCTGGCGTACTCGCGGGTCACGAGCCGGGGCCAGCCTCTCAAGCCGGTGAGCGCCGAAGAGGCATTGGCCTCTGCACTGAGTCACCTGGCCCTGAAGATCGAAGAGACTGGTGCCACGGTCACCCATGACCCACTTCCGATGGTCAGGGCCGATCTCCCGCAGCTGGTTCAGGTCTTTTCGAACCTTCTCGACAACGCACTCACATTCCTCCGTCCCCAGGTCGCCCCGGTGATCCATCTCTCGGTGGAAGATCAGGCTGGCTGGGTGGTCTTTTCTCTGCACGACAATGGGATCGGGATCGACCCGGAGTTCTATCAGCGGATCTTTCAGATGTTCCAACGACTTCACTCTCGCGCGGAGTATCCCGGGACCGGTATCGGGCTTGCGATCTGCCAGCGAATTATCGAGCGGCACCATGGGCGGATCTGGGTCACTTCGGTTCCCGGCAGTGGATCGACCTTCTCCTTTACGATCCCTGGTGTTAATGGTCACCTTCATGGTCCTGATCGCTGA
- a CDS encoding small multi-drug export protein, which translates to MEWVVHPDQSSDPGQEPIGYIRPSKRLRIIEGSGAIFALVVVPSLLILLPGVRSDHLLALIGSTALIESGAPVVGVALGLPPAVVLVLVCSVALGLILLIYTLLDTLDAESPRVSHLLVWVRQRYTRSKTLQTYGIYGLVPGMVILGVWICPPIAWLVGWERRRAVLLMMIGFTIAAAGTLAVATGLVRILPAYLSW; encoded by the coding sequence ATGGAATGGGTTGTGCACCCGGATCAGTCATCTGATCCCGGGCAGGAGCCGATCGGATATATAAGGCCCTCGAAGAGACTGCGGATCATAGAGGGTTCCGGTGCAATATTCGCGCTGGTGGTGGTTCCCTCTCTGCTGATACTTCTGCCTGGTGTCCGGTCCGATCACCTGCTCGCGCTGATCGGTTCGACGGCGCTGATCGAGTCCGGTGCCCCGGTGGTCGGGGTCGCCCTGGGTTTACCTCCTGCCGTAGTGCTCGTGCTGGTCTGTTCAGTCGCCCTCGGATTGATCCTGCTGATCTATACCCTGCTGGACACCCTGGATGCCGAATCCCCAAGGGTCAGTCACCTCCTTGTATGGGTCCGGCAGCGGTATACTCGTTCAAAGACCCTGCAGACCTATGGGATCTACGGGCTTGTTCCGGGGATGGTGATTCTCGGGGTGTGGATCTGCCCGCCCATCGCCTGGCTGGTGGGCTGGGAGCGGAGACGGGCCGTGCTGCTGATGATGATCGGGTTCACGATCGCTGCTGCAGGAACTCTGGCTGTCGCCACCGGATTAGTCCGGATCCTGCCGGCTTACCTATCCTGGTGA
- a CDS encoding carboxymuconolactone decarboxylase family protein — protein sequence MTSNPFEQFMQECPTIAGAYGALVQAQAATDALDPLTKQLINIAIQTAQKNPVGVRHHAAMARDVGAGREAVIAAVVMNLHLSGLGPVLLSLPAAIEGWEGTGPC from the coding sequence ATGACCAGCAACCCGTTCGAACAGTTTATGCAGGAATGCCCGACCATCGCCGGGGCTTATGGCGCTCTCGTCCAGGCACAGGCCGCAACAGATGCACTCGACCCACTGACCAAACAGTTGATCAATATCGCGATTCAGACCGCTCAGAAGAACCCGGTCGGAGTCCGGCACCACGCCGCAATGGCCCGGGATGTTGGAGCCGGCAGGGAGGCGGTGATCGCTGCCGTCGTAATGAACCTGCATCTCTCCGGTCTTGGTCCGGTCCTTCTCTCACTCCCTGCGGCGATCGAGGGCTGGGAAGGGACCGGTCCGTGCTGA
- the sixA gene encoding phosphohistidine phosphatase SixA produces the protein MDLFILRHGQAEPRAAGIVEFDRALTSRGQEEIRQVAAWARSAGYSFDLIATSPLKRARETAEIVAAVSGDRVEVEIWPSLAPEGDRNALVEEIYRHERVESLLIVGHEPLLSTFISQVIAGDDRASILLAKGGMARIKHLTVSEDLAGDLHWLVTPRQVIAFK, from the coding sequence ATGGATCTCTTCATTCTCAGACATGGACAGGCAGAACCTCGCGCAGCCGGTATCGTTGAATTCGATCGTGCCCTCACCAGCCGCGGTCAGGAGGAGATACGACAGGTCGCGGCGTGGGCCAGGTCTGCCGGTTATTCATTCGACCTGATCGCGACCAGCCCCCTGAAACGGGCCAGGGAGACAGCAGAGATCGTCGCCGCTGTATCAGGAGACAGGGTGGAGGTTGAGATCTGGCCGTCGCTCGCACCAGAAGGTGATAGAAATGCTCTTGTCGAGGAGATCTATCGCCATGAAAGGGTTGAGTCCCTGCTGATCGTGGGGCATGAACCTCTCCTCTCGACCTTCATCAGCCAGGTGATCGCAGGAGATGATCGGGCTTCAATCCTGCTTGCTAAAGGGGGTATGGCCAGGATCAAGCATCTCACTGTCTCAGAAGACCTCGCCGGGGATCTCCACTGGCTGGTCACACCCAGGCAGGTCATCGCGTTCAAATGA
- a CDS encoding ferredoxin--NADP reductase, whose protein sequence is MEFETTVAEIIRRNSEVKSFRFRRPASFQFLPGQFLMVTIRINGEKKTKYFSISSSPTESEYIEFTKRITSHEFSKALDNLQVGETVYLNGPHGKFTFTGEYQKVVMIAGGIGITPFMSMIGYCTDNRIPAAITLLYGNRSEESAAFKEELANFMQKNRNLRIVHSLSRPEETWKGRRGHLDLTTIREEVPDYQDASFYLCGPPALVEDLERVLQAEGIPEDRVYVESFLGY, encoded by the coding sequence ATGGAGTTTGAGACAACGGTTGCAGAGATCATCAGAAGAAACAGTGAAGTGAAGAGTTTCCGGTTTCGTCGGCCGGCATCATTTCAGTTTCTCCCAGGCCAGTTTCTGATGGTGACGATCCGTATCAACGGGGAGAAGAAGACCAAATACTTCTCCATCTCGAGCAGTCCCACTGAAAGTGAGTATATCGAGTTCACGAAACGGATCACCTCGCATGAGTTCTCGAAGGCTCTCGACAACCTGCAGGTCGGGGAAACGGTTTACCTGAACGGGCCGCATGGGAAATTCACCTTCACCGGAGAGTACCAAAAGGTCGTGATGATCGCCGGCGGGATCGGGATCACCCCGTTTATGAGCATGATCGGCTACTGCACCGACAACAGGATCCCCGCCGCGATCACACTCCTGTATGGGAACCGATCTGAAGAGAGTGCCGCCTTTAAAGAGGAACTGGCCAATTTTATGCAGAAAAATAGAAATCTGCGGATCGTCCACAGCCTCTCACGTCCAGAAGAGACCTGGAAGGGACGACGCGGGCATCTTGACCTCACTACGATCCGGGAGGAGGTTCCCGATTATCAGGACGCATCCTTCTATCTCTGCGGCCCCCCTGCTCTCGTCGAAGACCTCGAAAGAGTACTCCAGGCAGAGGGGATTCCAGAAGACCGGGTCTATGTCGAGTCCTTCCTGGGGTACTGA